One Streptomyces sp. RPA4-2 genomic window carries:
- a CDS encoding discoidin domain-containing protein, with translation MGVTRRVFLQAAIAATAVGTTGVAETVLAAPASAAGSPGDVVGKVSVGYQGWFACIGDGAPINGWWHWTQNWGQPPSPSNTGIKCWPDLRDYTRTYQTSYAAFGNGRPATLFSSYDQQTVNTHFLWMQQNGIDTAALQRFNPTGGEGPTRDAMATKVRSAAESYGRKFYLMYDVTNWTNMQSEIKTDWTDKMSAHTASPAYARQNGKPVVCIWGFGFDDNNHPFTADACLDVINWFKGQGCYVIGGVPREWRTGTGGSRAGYLGVYHAFHMISPWMVGAIGNVAEADNAYTTYTVGDQADCNANGIDYQPCVLPGDLSGRQRAHGDFMWRQFYNVVRAGAQGIYISMFDEYNEGNQIAKTAETQAWVPANSGFLALDEDGTACSADYYLRLTGDGGRMLKGQLALTATRPTQPIVPTGGDTTPPAPPGALTAGGHTTNSVSLAWNASTDNVGVTGYRVLQVSGSTSTQVGTTGATAFTVTGLGAATTYTFDVVALDAAGNVSQPSNQVTVTTDAPSGNVNLALHRPTTESGHTQTYASDNATDGDANTYWESTNNAFPQWLQVDLGASTGVRRIVLRLPPATAWGTRTQTVSVQGSTGGSFATLLASAGYTFDPATGNTATLTFPSTVTTRYVRLTFTANSGWPAGQVSEFQVFGV, from the coding sequence ATGGGTGTCACACGCAGGGTCTTCCTGCAGGCCGCGATCGCGGCCACCGCGGTGGGAACGACGGGAGTCGCCGAGACCGTACTCGCGGCGCCCGCTTCGGCGGCCGGCTCGCCGGGCGACGTGGTCGGCAAGGTCAGCGTCGGCTACCAGGGCTGGTTCGCGTGCATCGGCGACGGCGCCCCCATCAACGGCTGGTGGCACTGGACGCAGAACTGGGGCCAGCCGCCGTCGCCGTCCAACACCGGCATCAAGTGCTGGCCCGACCTGCGTGACTACACGAGGACCTATCAGACGTCGTACGCCGCCTTCGGCAACGGCCGGCCCGCCACGCTGTTCTCCTCGTACGACCAGCAGACGGTGAACACGCACTTCCTGTGGATGCAGCAGAACGGCATCGACACCGCGGCACTGCAGCGCTTCAACCCCACCGGCGGCGAGGGCCCCACCCGCGACGCCATGGCCACCAAGGTGCGCAGCGCCGCCGAGTCGTACGGCCGCAAGTTCTACCTCATGTACGACGTCACCAACTGGACGAACATGCAGTCCGAGATCAAGACGGACTGGACGGACAAGATGTCCGCGCACACCGCTTCCCCGGCGTACGCGAGGCAGAACGGCAAGCCCGTCGTCTGCATCTGGGGCTTCGGCTTCGACGACAACAACCACCCGTTCACGGCCGACGCCTGCCTCGACGTCATCAACTGGTTCAAGGGCCAGGGCTGTTACGTCATCGGCGGTGTCCCGCGCGAATGGCGGACGGGCACCGGGGGCTCACGGGCCGGCTATCTCGGCGTCTACCACGCCTTCCACATGATCTCGCCGTGGATGGTCGGCGCCATCGGCAACGTGGCCGAGGCCGACAACGCCTACACCACCTACACCGTCGGTGACCAGGCCGACTGCAACGCCAACGGCATCGACTACCAGCCCTGTGTGCTGCCCGGCGACCTGTCCGGACGCCAGCGCGCGCACGGCGACTTCATGTGGCGGCAGTTCTACAACGTGGTCCGGGCCGGGGCACAGGGCATCTACATCTCGATGTTCGACGAGTACAACGAGGGCAACCAGATCGCCAAGACCGCCGAGACCCAGGCCTGGGTGCCCGCCAACTCCGGGTTCCTCGCCCTCGACGAGGACGGCACCGCCTGCTCCGCCGACTACTACCTGCGCCTGACCGGCGACGGCGGCCGCATGCTCAAGGGCCAGCTGGCGCTGACCGCCACCCGTCCCACCCAGCCGATCGTCCCCACCGGCGGCGACACCACACCGCCCGCCCCGCCGGGTGCGCTGACCGCCGGCGGGCACACGACGAACTCCGTCTCGCTGGCCTGGAACGCCTCGACCGACAACGTCGGTGTCACCGGCTACCGGGTCCTTCAGGTGTCCGGTTCGACCAGCACCCAGGTGGGCACCACCGGCGCCACCGCGTTCACGGTGACCGGGCTCGGCGCGGCCACCACGTACACCTTCGACGTCGTCGCCCTCGACGCCGCGGGAAACGTGTCGCAGCCCTCCAACCAGGTCACCGTCACCACCGACGCCCCGTCCGGCAATGTCAACCTCGCTCTCCACCGCCCCACCACGGAGAGCGGTCACACCCAGACGTACGCCTCGGACAACGCGACCGACGGCGACGCCAACACCTACTGGGAGTCCACCAACAACGCCTTCCCACAGTGGCTCCAGGTCGATCTGGGCGCTTCCACCGGCGTCAGGCGGATCGTCCTCCGGCTTCCCCCGGCGACCGCCTGGGGCACCCGTACCCAGACCGTCTCCGTCCAGGGCAGCACCGGCGGCAGCTTCGCCACGCTTCTCGCCTCGGCGGGTTACACCTTCGACCCGGCGACCGGGAACACCGCGACTCTCACGTTCCCCTCCACCGTCACCACCCGCTACGTACGGCTCACCTTCACCGCCAACAGCGGCTGGCCGGCCGGGCAGGTCTCGGAGTTCCAGGTCTTCGGCGTCTGA
- a CDS encoding TetR/AcrR family transcriptional regulator gives MGRKRGFDEATVLDVVRDQFWTTGFAGTSTYDLMDATGLGKGSIYKAFGNKHDLYVRVFSDYCQDLVAQAREQLRGGPRAVLPSPMARLERYLVTLARTFAGESPHRGCFLTKVTADRAGEDEKVAQTARRAFDDLAGTFAATIRDAQDAGEVAEHVDSSALGYLMLSVIRGIDSIAKADVDGAMLERTARSAVALIPRTDPPRTEGRGPGE, from the coding sequence ATGGGACGAAAGCGAGGCTTCGACGAGGCCACTGTGCTCGATGTCGTACGCGACCAGTTCTGGACGACCGGGTTCGCCGGCACCTCCACCTACGACCTCATGGACGCGACCGGCCTCGGCAAGGGCAGCATCTACAAGGCGTTCGGCAACAAGCACGACCTGTATGTGCGTGTCTTCTCGGACTACTGCCAGGACCTCGTCGCCCAGGCCCGCGAACAACTGCGGGGCGGCCCGCGAGCGGTGCTTCCGTCGCCGATGGCACGACTCGAGCGTTACCTCGTCACCCTCGCCCGCACCTTCGCCGGTGAGTCGCCCCACCGCGGGTGTTTCCTCACCAAGGTCACCGCGGACCGCGCGGGCGAGGACGAGAAGGTGGCGCAGACAGCCCGCCGCGCGTTCGACGATCTCGCCGGCACCTTCGCGGCCACGATCCGCGACGCCCAGGACGCGGGGGAAGTGGCCGAGCACGTCGACTCCTCAGCTCTCGGATATCTGATGCTCAGCGTCATCAGGGGCATCGACTCCATCGCCAAGGCCGATGTCGACGGGGCGATGCTCGAGCGGACGGCGCGATCCGCCGTGGCCCTGATCCCCAGGACGGACCCACCTCGCACGGAGGGCCGAGGCCCCGGCGAGTGA
- a CDS encoding SpoIIE family protein phosphatase — MSEIAEMTRALAGAVTGHDVADVMTAHMASLFDAKGVGVWAHEDGRALLMGSAGYSKESLRRFEGVRITELPSSAQSFIEGTLAFVSSAEEFIARYPAIADLPAATGIQAWAILPLVASGRTVGGACVGYGLPHSFDSEERTLLTAMSGMVAQALERARLYDAEHRRAQELQRGLLPRHLPTLPAVTTAARYQPARDGTDAGGDWYDVIPLSAEQVALVVGDVMGHGVSEAVAMGRLRTAGRTLADLEQPLDELFFHLNEVVSGLGDGFYATCLCIVYDPVSRMCQAITAGHPPPVILRPDGTSYFPDLPVNPPLGAATPPFDTAEFSLPDGTTIALYTDGLVESGGLDIDEGMGRLAHCLRPARSGSSSDPDPGSDPDPDPGSGSGSTESATETPDALCDRVIAGLLPDRGSLSDDGALLVARTHALAAEDISCLRLQNDPTAAGQARRHVRAQLTAWGLDEVIMTTELVVSELVSNVVRHARGPITLRLLRGRTLVCEVADASPVMPRIRRAADTDEGGRGLQLIAAVSSRWGARYTASGKCIWTEQPLPAGALGA, encoded by the coding sequence GTGAGCGAAATCGCCGAGATGACCCGGGCCCTTGCCGGTGCGGTCACCGGACATGACGTGGCCGATGTCATGACAGCCCACATGGCGTCCCTGTTCGACGCCAAGGGCGTCGGCGTCTGGGCTCACGAGGACGGCCGGGCGCTCCTGATGGGCAGCGCCGGCTACTCGAAGGAGAGTCTGCGCCGGTTCGAAGGTGTCCGCATCACGGAGCTTCCGTCGTCGGCGCAGTCCTTCATCGAGGGCACTTTGGCCTTCGTCTCCTCCGCTGAGGAGTTCATCGCCCGCTATCCGGCGATCGCCGACCTGCCTGCCGCGACCGGGATCCAGGCGTGGGCGATCCTGCCGCTGGTCGCTTCGGGGCGCACCGTGGGCGGCGCCTGCGTCGGATACGGCCTTCCGCACTCGTTCGACAGCGAGGAACGCACCCTGCTCACGGCGATGAGCGGGATGGTCGCCCAGGCCCTGGAACGCGCCCGGCTGTACGACGCCGAGCACCGACGGGCCCAGGAACTCCAGCGCGGTCTGCTCCCGCGCCATCTGCCGACCCTGCCGGCCGTGACCACCGCCGCCCGTTACCAGCCCGCCCGTGACGGCACGGATGCGGGCGGCGACTGGTACGACGTCATCCCGCTGTCGGCCGAGCAGGTCGCCCTGGTCGTCGGAGACGTCATGGGGCACGGCGTGTCCGAGGCCGTCGCCATGGGCCGACTGCGCACCGCGGGCCGTACGCTCGCCGATCTCGAACAGCCTCTGGACGAGCTCTTCTTCCACCTCAACGAGGTCGTCAGCGGCCTCGGGGACGGCTTCTACGCCACCTGCCTCTGCATCGTCTACGACCCGGTCAGCCGCATGTGCCAGGCCATCACCGCCGGCCACCCTCCGCCCGTCATCCTCCGGCCCGACGGAACCAGCTACTTCCCGGACCTGCCCGTCAACCCTCCGCTCGGCGCCGCCACCCCGCCGTTCGACACGGCCGAGTTCAGCCTGCCCGACGGCACCACCATCGCCCTCTACACGGACGGCCTCGTGGAGTCCGGCGGGCTGGACATCGACGAGGGCATGGGCCGTCTCGCCCACTGCCTTCGCCCGGCCCGCTCCGGCTCCAGCTCCGATCCCGACCCCGGCTCCGACCCCGACCCCGACCCCGGCTCCGGCTCCGGCTCAACGGAGTCGGCGACGGAGACCCCCGACGCCCTGTGCGACCGCGTGATCGCCGGACTGCTGCCCGACCGGGGCAGCCTCAGCGACGACGGCGCGCTGCTCGTCGCCCGCACCCACGCGCTGGCCGCAGAGGACATCTCCTGCCTGCGGCTGCAGAACGATCCCACCGCCGCCGGCCAGGCACGCAGGCATGTCCGGGCCCAGCTCACCGCCTGGGGCCTGGACGAGGTCATCATGACGACCGAACTCGTCGTCAGCGAACTCGTCAGCAATGTCGTCCGCCACGCGAGAGGACCGATCACCCTACGGCTGCTGCGCGGCCGAACCCTCGTCTGCGAGGTCGCCGACGCCAGCCCCGTGATGCCCAGGATCCGCCGAGCGGCCGACACCGACGAGGGTGGCCGCGGGCTCCAGCTGATCGCCGCCGTGAGCAGCCGGTGGGGCGCCCGCTACACGGCGTCCGGCAAATGCATCTGGACCGAGCAGCCCCTGCCGGCCGGCGCGCTCGGCGCGTGA
- a CDS encoding carbohydrate-binding protein, giving the protein MLTIPRPRRGIRRAGRRLAVAAVAAVGAMCVSVLPAAAAQEAPPSKALLAGPAAHAPRQARAHAAASAAAGATTPFSVYEAEEGTPGGGAAVRSLTSAPTTQYSSAALEASGHSYVHLDGTGQSVQWTNTTGQPISFVNVRASIPDSASGGGVTGTLALYVNGVFRQELNLNSRQSWVYEGNGNYNTSDNQNPADGDPRVFWDESHTFVTGSPIPAGATFSLRKDSDNSASFYDVDSLDVENPPAPLTQPANSVSITSCGAVADNSPTNGAADGQSVDSRAAIQNCIDQARSQGRTLWIPQGTFYVKGTAGLNAQGITIAGAGMWYSTIYRDVPVPNSTPLPALFDLTSCTVRNFHIDANAVSRSTIGGDGGAMDTTGTDWLADGIWTQHTMSGFWASGTGGKVQNSRLTSIWADGINVNNVSLGADTGNNLTVTDNFVRGTGDDAIAINSVDYNTNGDGSKTFYQPMSNVTVSDNTSIAPWGGKGVGIYGGSGHQVKDNYISDTARYIGLGAGRFGVNGSDLLSATVTGNTVVRSGGNAYSQGQPALHIGNGGDGQNAGIVDKVTVTGNTVTGSLYDGIGFSTSTHTLLQDNTVSDPGRNGIAISPPFYPAPTGSATITGNTVTGLRSGTSAFVNNSSGFVATLSDNDWPPAAPEGPYGGTPAAVPGTVQAENYDTGGQGLAYNVTSVNGSANAYRADGVDLDNTSDTGGGYNLGWTSGGQWFRYTVDVATAGTYTLGLRVAAPSAVAGALHLSDAAGTDLTGAVDLPATGDWQTWATVATHVVLPAGRQVLTLHQDAGGWNINHLGFAAGSGSPSATLTTSPGSLTFAGQALNTTSAAQTVTVTNSGTATASITGVTAGGDFAQSNTCGTSLAAGAHCTVSVTFEPTASGTRTGILTLTGDQSDNPTTVALSGTGTTQTDLAAGKPTSESSHTDVYASANITDASQSTYWESANNAFPQWVQVDLGSARSASRVVLRLPATWGARTQALSLGGSTDGTTFTTLKSSAAYTFNPSTGNTVALTFPAATQRYFRVTITANSGWPAGQVSEFQIWNS; this is encoded by the coding sequence ATGCTGACGATCCCCAGACCCCGGCGCGGCATCCGCCGCGCCGGGCGCCGACTGGCGGTGGCCGCCGTCGCCGCGGTCGGCGCGATGTGCGTGTCCGTCTTACCGGCCGCCGCCGCGCAGGAGGCGCCGCCGTCCAAGGCGCTCCTGGCCGGCCCGGCGGCACACGCCCCCCGGCAGGCGCGGGCGCATGCGGCGGCGAGCGCGGCGGCCGGTGCGACGACGCCGTTCTCGGTCTACGAGGCCGAGGAGGGAACGCCGGGCGGGGGCGCGGCCGTCCGGTCGCTCACCTCGGCGCCGACGACGCAGTACTCGAGCGCCGCCTTGGAGGCTTCGGGCCATTCCTACGTCCACCTGGACGGCACGGGCCAGTCGGTGCAGTGGACGAACACCACCGGACAGCCGATCTCCTTCGTCAACGTCCGTGCCAGCATCCCGGATTCGGCATCCGGCGGTGGAGTCACCGGGACGCTGGCCCTGTACGTCAACGGAGTGTTCCGGCAGGAGCTGAACCTCAACTCGCGGCAGAGCTGGGTGTACGAGGGCAACGGCAACTACAACACGAGCGACAACCAGAACCCGGCCGACGGCGACCCGAGGGTCTTCTGGGACGAGTCGCACACCTTCGTCACCGGGTCCCCGATCCCGGCGGGCGCCACGTTCTCGCTGCGGAAGGACTCCGACAACAGCGCGTCCTTCTACGACGTGGATTCCCTCGATGTGGAGAACCCGCCGGCGCCGCTGACGCAGCCGGCGAACTCGGTCTCGATCACGAGTTGCGGTGCGGTGGCGGACAACAGCCCGACCAACGGCGCGGCCGACGGCCAGTCGGTGGACAGCCGGGCCGCCATCCAGAACTGCATCGACCAGGCCCGGTCGCAGGGCAGGACCCTGTGGATCCCGCAGGGCACCTTCTACGTGAAGGGCACGGCGGGACTGAACGCCCAGGGGATCACCATCGCGGGTGCGGGCATGTGGTACAGCACGATCTACCGTGACGTCCCGGTCCCCAACAGCACACCGCTGCCGGCACTGTTCGACCTGACCTCCTGCACCGTGCGGAACTTCCACATCGACGCCAACGCCGTCAGCCGGAGCACCATCGGCGGGGACGGCGGCGCGATGGACACCACCGGCACCGACTGGCTGGCCGACGGCATCTGGACCCAGCACACCATGTCGGGCTTCTGGGCCTCCGGCACCGGCGGGAAGGTACAGAACAGCCGGCTGACATCGATCTGGGCGGACGGGATCAACGTCAACAACGTGTCGCTGGGCGCGGACACCGGGAACAACCTGACGGTCACCGACAACTTCGTCCGCGGCACCGGGGACGACGCGATCGCCATCAACTCGGTGGACTACAACACCAACGGCGACGGTTCCAAGACCTTCTACCAGCCGATGAGCAATGTCACGGTCAGCGACAACACCTCGATCGCACCGTGGGGCGGCAAGGGTGTCGGGATCTACGGGGGCAGCGGCCACCAGGTCAAGGACAACTACATCAGCGACACGGCCCGTTACATCGGTCTGGGAGCCGGGCGCTTCGGTGTCAACGGCAGTGACCTGCTGTCCGCGACCGTGACGGGCAACACCGTGGTCCGCTCCGGCGGCAACGCCTACAGCCAGGGCCAGCCCGCCCTGCACATCGGCAACGGCGGGGACGGACAGAACGCCGGGATCGTCGACAAGGTCACGGTGACCGGCAACACCGTCACCGGCTCCCTCTACGACGGGATCGGCTTCTCCACCTCGACCCACACCCTGCTTCAGGACAACACGGTCAGCGATCCCGGCCGCAACGGCATCGCGATCTCCCCGCCGTTCTACCCCGCGCCCACCGGTTCAGCGACCATAACCGGCAATACGGTCACCGGGCTCCGCTCCGGCACGTCGGCCTTCGTCAACAACTCCAGTGGTTTCGTCGCGACGTTGAGCGACAACGACTGGCCGCCGGCCGCTCCCGAGGGCCCCTACGGCGGCACCCCGGCCGCCGTGCCCGGCACGGTGCAGGCGGAGAACTACGACACCGGCGGCCAGGGGCTGGCCTACAACGTCACCTCCGTCAACGGCAGCGCCAACGCCTACCGCGCCGACGGGGTGGACCTGGACAACACCTCGGACACCGGGGGCGGTTACAACCTGGGCTGGACCAGCGGCGGACAGTGGTTCCGCTACACCGTGGACGTCGCCACGGCCGGCACCTACACCCTCGGCCTCCGGGTAGCGGCTCCGTCCGCGGTGGCCGGCGCACTGCACCTGTCGGACGCCGCCGGCACCGACCTCACCGGAGCCGTCGACCTGCCCGCCACCGGCGACTGGCAGACCTGGGCCACCGTGGCCACGCATGTGGTCCTGCCCGCGGGCCGACAGGTTCTGACTCTCCATCAGGACGCGGGCGGCTGGAACATCAACCACCTCGGCTTCGCCGCGGGGAGCGGCTCGCCGTCGGCCACCCTGACCACGTCCCCCGGATCACTGACCTTCGCCGGCCAGGCGCTGAACACGACCAGCGCCGCGCAGACCGTCACGGTCACCAACTCCGGCACCGCCACGGCCTCGATCACCGGGGTCACCGCCGGCGGTGACTTCGCGCAGAGCAACACCTGTGGCACCTCCCTGGCCGCCGGAGCGCACTGCACGGTCTCCGTCACCTTCGAACCCACCGCCTCCGGCACTCGCACCGGCATCCTCACCCTGACCGGCGACCAGTCCGACAACCCGACCACGGTGGCCCTGTCGGGCACCGGCACCACCCAGACCGATCTCGCCGCGGGGAAGCCCACCAGCGAGTCCAGTCACACCGACGTCTACGCCTCCGCCAACATCACCGACGCCAGCCAGTCCACCTACTGGGAAAGCGCCAACAACGCGTTTCCGCAGTGGGTCCAGGTCGACCTGGGCTCGGCCCGGAGCGCCTCCCGCGTGGTCCTGCGGCTGCCCGCCACCTGGGGCGCCCGTACCCAGGCCCTGAGCCTCGGCGGCAGCACCGACGGCACCACCTTCACCACCCTGAAGTCATCGGCCGCGTACACCTTCAACCCGAGCACCGGCAACACCGTCGCGCTCACCTTCCCCGCCGCCACCCAGCGCTACTTCCGCGTCACCATCACCGCCAACAGCGGCTGGCCCGCGGGCCAGGTGTCCGAGTTCCAGATCTGGAACTCCTGA
- a CDS encoding choice-of-anchor D domain-containing protein, protein MFHSIRDLRRALVWAVTTAMVAAIGVLALAVQPARAATAATGGSGASLPYVEVQAENSATNGTSIGPSYTQGQLADEASYRKATTLQGTGKYVTFTTPVATNSINFRYSIPDTSNGSVYTAPLSLYVNGVKQPDFTLTNAYSWYYGSYPFTNSPGSNPHHFYDEAHRLFSTTYPAGTTFKLQVDSGDTASSYTIDFADFEQVGAALAAPSGSVSVTGKGADATGVNDATSAFNAAISAAGPGGTVWIPPGTYNIPGHISVNNVTIAGAGMWYSTVTGTAPGFYGRSAPSASTGVRLQNFAIFGNVQERDDSAQVNGIGGAMSDSTVSSVWIDHMKVGAWMDGPMDGLTFSGMRIRDTTADGINFHGAVTNSKVTNSDIRNTGDDGIATWADSGIGADAGDTISDNTVSLQILANAIAIYGGHDNTVSGNRVVDTGIAQGGGIHVGQRFTSTPVGTTTISDNTMIRAGSLDPNWQFGVGALWFDGSQGAITGPINVTNALIQQSPYEAVQWVEGTISGVNLNNVTIAGTGTFALQEQTAGAAKFTNVTATGVGNSSPVYNCSGGNFAVTDGGGNSGISGTPYCGGWPAPVYPPYPAEGVTATPGALNFGSVATGSTSAAQTVTVSNPTGTAASVSSISAGGDYSQTNTCGSSIAANGSCTVSVRFAPTATGSRSGSLTVDAGGTTNTVSLSGTGTAPGPVLNTDPASLSFDGTVVGSSAAAQTVTVTNSGTASANISGVAATGDFSQTNNCSTLAVGASCTVSVGFKPTAGGSRAGNLTVTSNANNSPTTVSLSGSGIDSGTDIAAGRPATASSSSSPYVPSNLTDPDTSTYWESANGSFPQWAQVDLGRNFSIGKVVLKLPPATAWSARTQTLSVQGSTDGSSFSTIKASAGYTFDPNANDNTATITFNAATARYVRVNISANSGWNAAQLSALQVFPSGGGSSPATLSADPTSLSFPSQALNTASGARTVTVTNTGTAAASLSGITVTGDFSQTNTCGTSIAAGASCTVDVTFRPTASGTRTGDLSIAGNASNGTTTVALTGIGAGAANQNLAAGKPTTESGHADVYASSNVTDGNQGSYWESANNAFPQWVQVDLGSARSASRVVLQLPAGWGARNQTLSLSGSTDGSAFTTVKSSATYTFDPATNNTVTLTFTAATQRYFRVNLTANTGWPAGQISEFQVWNT, encoded by the coding sequence GTGTTCCATTCCATCCGAGATCTGAGACGAGCCCTCGTCTGGGCGGTCACCACCGCGATGGTGGCTGCCATCGGCGTCCTGGCTCTGGCCGTCCAACCCGCTCGGGCGGCGACCGCCGCCACCGGCGGCAGTGGCGCGAGCCTGCCGTACGTCGAGGTGCAGGCGGAGAACTCCGCCACCAACGGCACGTCCATCGGCCCGAGTTACACCCAGGGCCAGCTGGCCGACGAGGCGTCGTATCGCAAGGCGACGACGCTCCAGGGCACCGGCAAGTACGTCACGTTCACCACGCCGGTGGCGACCAACTCGATCAACTTCCGGTACAGCATCCCCGACACCTCGAACGGCTCGGTCTACACCGCCCCGCTGTCGCTGTACGTCAACGGCGTCAAGCAGCCCGACTTCACCCTGACCAACGCCTACAGCTGGTACTACGGCAGCTACCCCTTCACCAACTCGCCGGGCAGCAACCCCCACCACTTCTACGACGAGGCCCACCGCCTGTTCTCCACCACCTATCCGGCCGGAACGACCTTCAAGCTGCAGGTCGATTCGGGGGACACCGCCTCCTCGTACACGATCGACTTCGCCGACTTCGAGCAGGTCGGCGCCGCCCTGGCCGCACCGTCGGGGTCGGTGTCGGTGACCGGCAAGGGCGCCGACGCGACCGGTGTGAACGACGCGACCAGCGCGTTCAACGCCGCGATCAGCGCCGCCGGACCCGGCGGCACGGTGTGGATCCCGCCGGGCACCTACAACATCCCCGGCCATATCAGCGTCAACAACGTCACGATCGCCGGTGCCGGCATGTGGTACTCGACCGTCACCGGTACGGCACCCGGCTTCTACGGCAGATCCGCGCCCTCGGCGAGCACCGGCGTGCGTCTGCAGAACTTCGCGATCTTCGGCAACGTGCAGGAACGCGACGACAGCGCCCAGGTCAACGGCATCGGCGGCGCGATGAGCGACTCGACCGTCTCCAGCGTGTGGATCGACCACATGAAGGTCGGCGCCTGGATGGACGGACCGATGGACGGACTGACGTTCAGCGGCATGCGCATCCGTGACACCACCGCGGACGGCATCAACTTCCACGGCGCCGTCACCAACTCGAAGGTCACCAACAGCGACATCCGCAACACTGGTGACGACGGCATCGCCACCTGGGCCGACTCCGGTATCGGTGCCGACGCAGGCGACACGATCTCCGACAACACCGTGTCCCTGCAGATCCTCGCCAACGCCATCGCGATCTACGGCGGCCACGACAACACCGTCAGCGGCAACCGGGTGGTGGACACCGGCATCGCCCAGGGCGGCGGCATCCACGTGGGGCAGCGCTTCACCTCGACGCCGGTCGGCACCACCACGATCTCCGACAACACCATGATCCGGGCCGGCAGCCTCGACCCGAACTGGCAGTTCGGCGTGGGCGCACTGTGGTTCGACGGCAGCCAGGGCGCGATCACCGGCCCGATCAACGTGACCAACGCACTGATCCAGCAGAGCCCGTACGAAGCCGTCCAATGGGTCGAGGGCACCATCAGCGGGGTCAACCTCAACAACGTGACCATCGCCGGGACCGGAACCTTCGCCCTTCAGGAGCAGACCGCCGGCGCGGCGAAGTTCACCAACGTCACGGCCACCGGTGTCGGTAACTCCTCCCCGGTGTACAACTGCTCGGGCGGCAACTTCGCCGTCACTGACGGCGGCGGCAACTCCGGCATCAGCGGCACGCCGTACTGCGGCGGCTGGCCGGCTCCGGTCTACCCGCCCTACCCGGCCGAAGGCGTGACGGCCACCCCCGGCGCGCTGAACTTCGGTTCGGTCGCCACCGGTTCGACAAGCGCCGCGCAGACCGTGACGGTCTCCAACCCGACCGGCACCGCCGCGTCCGTCTCGTCGATCTCCGCCGGCGGCGACTACTCCCAGACCAACACGTGCGGCTCGTCGATCGCGGCGAACGGCTCGTGCACCGTCAGTGTGAGGTTCGCGCCGACGGCGACCGGCAGCCGTAGCGGCTCCCTGACCGTCGACGCGGGCGGGACCACCAACACGGTCAGCCTCTCCGGTACCGGCACCGCGCCGGGCCCGGTGCTGAACACCGACCCGGCGAGCCTGTCCTTCGACGGCACGGTGGTCGGCTCGTCGGCCGCCGCGCAGACGGTGACGGTGACCAACTCGGGTACCGCGTCGGCGAACATCTCCGGCGTCGCGGCGACCGGTGACTTCAGCCAGACCAACAACTGCTCGACCCTCGCGGTCGGCGCGTCCTGCACGGTGAGCGTCGGGTTCAAGCCCACCGCGGGCGGATCGCGGGCCGGCAACCTGACCGTCACCAGCAACGCCAACAACAGCCCGACCACCGTGTCCCTGTCCGGCAGCGGCATCGACAGCGGCACCGACATCGCCGCCGGGCGGCCCGCGACGGCCAGTTCGAGCAGCAGTCCGTACGTCCCCTCGAACCTCACCGACCCGGACACGTCGACGTACTGGGAGAGCGCGAACGGCTCGTTCCCGCAATGGGCCCAGGTCGACCTCGGCCGGAACTTCAGCATCGGCAAGGTCGTGCTCAAGCTGCCGCCGGCGACGGCGTGGTCGGCTCGCACACAGACCCTGTCGGTGCAGGGGTCCACGGACGGATCCAGCTTCTCGACGATCAAGGCGTCGGCCGGGTACACCTTCGACCCGAACGCCAACGACAACACGGCGACGATCACGTTCAACGCCGCCACCGCGAGATACGTGCGGGTGAACATCAGCGCCAACTCGGGCTGGAACGCGGCCCAGTTGTCGGCCCTCCAGGTGTTCCCGAGCGGCGGCGGCTCCTCGCCGGCGACCCTGTCGGCCGACCCGACGTCGCTGTCGTTCCCCAGTCAGGCGCTCAACACCGCCAGCGGCGCGCGGACAGTGACGGTGACCAACACCGGTACCGCGGCCGCGTCCCTCTCCGGCATCACCGTCACGGGCGACTTCTCACAGACGAACACCTGCGGGACGTCGATCGCGGCGGGCGCCTCCTGCACGGTGGACGTCACGTTCAGGCCCACCGCGTCCGGCACCCGCACCGGCGACCTCAGCATCGCCGGCAACGCGTCGAACGGCACGACCACGGTCGCGCTGACCGGCATCGGGGCCGGCGCGGCGAACCAGAACCTGGCGGCCGGGAAGCCCACCACCGAGTCCGGCCACGCCGACGTGTACGCGTCGTCCAACGTGACGGACGGCAACCAGGGCAGCTACTGGGAGAGCGCCAACAACGCCTTCCCGCAGTGGGTGCAGGTGGATCTCGGTTCCGCGCGGAGCGCGAGCCGAGTCGTCCTCCAGCTCCCGGCCGGCTGGGGCGCCCGTAACCAGACGCTGTCCCTGTCGGGCAGCACCGACGGCTCCGCCTTCACCACCGTCAAGTCGTCGGCCACGTACACCTTCGACCCCGCCACCAACAACACGGTCACCCTCACGTTCACGGCGGCCACCCAGCGCTACTTCCGGGTGAACCTCACGGCGAACACCGGCTGGCCGGCAGGGCAGATCTCCGAGTTCCAGGTCTGGAACACCTGA